A single region of the Selenomonas sp. oral taxon 920 genome encodes:
- a CDS encoding class I adenylate-forming enzyme family protein, whose amino-acid sequence MQGAFSHILQLLDSIPPGHVVLNDNICERKYTNAEFSAAVNFLSAYMKEHMADEVLICADNSAELVILYFAGLFSGKVMVPIDPEKEIGEIQRIRELHSAAFFLDNNAVQKLVSFPVYAEKKSTRLLWERVDFDKLFLITYTSGSTGMPKGVRHTASNLFHAAYEFGIMLKYDHRTVMGHCMPMTYMAGILNTVIMPYLMGGCIVVLQRFSMKSSFSFWDNIKKGSVNTLWLSPTMLRIANMMDKRAAMKAYLHEHNVRISVGTAPLDKNLRDEVEGKYGIRLYQSYGLSETLFISTEIPEEYISRHTVGRLLPSVKIRCSEDGELQISVPWMFLGYTNEDTSLYMNDEFYLSGDLGRFDDNGNLVIAGRKKEVIVRGGYNVNPRDIENTVLEQEDISECAVTSALIRGEEMIVCCYVAAREYGITDINHMIVSVLGKHSKIDFLERMRSLPKNLNGKVDKRAIANIVEEQYDTKV is encoded by the coding sequence ATGCAAGGGGCATTCTCTCATATTTTGCAGCTGTTGGATTCGATTCCACCAGGGCATGTTGTTCTTAATGACAACATTTGTGAAAGAAAATATACCAATGCTGAGTTTTCTGCTGCAGTAAATTTCCTGTCCGCCTATATGAAAGAACATATGGCAGATGAGGTTCTTATTTGTGCAGATAACTCTGCAGAACTTGTAATCTTATATTTTGCGGGGCTTTTTTCAGGGAAAGTGATGGTCCCGATTGATCCAGAAAAAGAAATCGGAGAGATCCAGCGGATCAGGGAGCTGCATTCTGCGGCTTTTTTCTTGGACAATAATGCAGTCCAGAAGCTCGTGTCTTTCCCAGTATATGCAGAAAAAAAATCCACGCGGCTTTTATGGGAACGCGTGGATTTTGACAAACTTTTTTTAATCACCTATACTTCTGGGAGTACAGGAATGCCGAAGGGCGTTCGACATACGGCGTCGAATTTGTTTCATGCGGCGTATGAGTTTGGCATCATGCTCAAATATGATCACCGCACGGTCATGGGACATTGTATGCCGATGACCTATATGGCCGGCATATTGAATACCGTCATCATGCCGTATCTTATGGGCGGCTGTATTGTCGTACTTCAGCGTTTTTCGATGAAAAGTTCGTTTTCCTTTTGGGATAATATCAAGAAGGGCTCGGTTAATACACTATGGTTATCCCCGACCATGCTTCGCATTGCCAACATGATGGATAAGCGCGCCGCGATGAAGGCGTATCTGCATGAGCATAACGTAAGGATCAGTGTCGGAACAGCGCCATTGGATAAAAATCTGCGGGATGAAGTGGAAGGAAAATATGGCATCCGGCTTTATCAAAGCTATGGACTCTCGGAAACCCTGTTCATTTCGACGGAAATTCCAGAGGAGTATATATCAAGACATACGGTTGGGCGACTTTTACCTAGCGTAAAAATTCGCTGTTCCGAGGATGGTGAACTGCAGATCAGTGTGCCTTGGATGTTTCTAGGGTATACCAATGAAGACACGTCCCTCTATATGAACGATGAATTTTATTTGTCAGGTGATCTTGGGCGGTTTGATGACAATGGAAATCTCGTCATTGCAGGACGAAAAAAAGAGGTCATTGTTAGAGGTGGTTATAATGTCAATCCGAGAGATATTGAAAACACCGTACTCGAACAGGAAGATATCTCTGAGTGCGCCGTTACCTCTGCGTTGATTCGCGGCGAAGAAATGATTGTATGTTGCTACGTTGCTGCTAGGGAATACGGCATAACAGACATTAACCATATGATTGTAAGCGTACTTGGTAAACACAGCAAAATAGATTTTCTTGAGCGTATGAGGTCACTTCCCAAGAATCTGAACGGTAAAGTAGATAAACGTGCGATTGCAAACATTGTGGAGGAGCAATATGATACTAAAGTTTGA
- a CDS encoding glyoxalase/bleomycin resistance/dioxygenase family protein, whose protein sequence is MILKFDHISFSCSSEVEAARYVPAHYIEVFRDIELNNIPCKMKYLKFKSPKHNIIMLAPTAPNGRGIPIEITQYPEVLPNTKTLSFKDDTIFWEVSDIPAAHRFFLSLGAKEANNMKHLVLSPFLDKNKIFIQLSENSMCAREPFLDIAGFSSIGIFVDNIQKHLAQCAAAGFPISEISPIKVQERWMNIAFAEGENGELVELISIKKERA, encoded by the coding sequence ATGATACTAAAGTTTGATCATATTTCATTCTCGTGTTCCAGTGAAGTGGAGGCGGCGAGGTATGTTCCCGCACATTACATAGAGGTTTTTCGGGACATAGAACTCAATAATATTCCGTGTAAGATGAAGTATTTGAAATTTAAGAGTCCAAAGCATAATATTATTATGCTCGCTCCAACTGCTCCGAATGGCCGAGGCATTCCGATCGAAATCACCCAATATCCGGAGGTTCTTCCGAACACGAAAACCTTATCATTCAAGGATGATACGATCTTTTGGGAAGTTTCTGACATACCGGCTGCCCACAGATTTTTTCTTTCTCTTGGAGCAAAAGAGGCAAACAATATGAAACATTTGGTTCTATCTCCGTTTTTGGATAAAAACAAGATTTTTATTCAACTCTCTGAGAATTCTATGTGTGCGAGAGAGCCTTTTCTGGATATTGCCGGATTTTCATCGATCGGGATCTTTGTCGATAATATCCAAAAACATCTGGCTCAATGTGCTGCCGCCGGTTTTCCAATCTCGGAGATATCCCCTATCAAAGTACAAGAACGATGGATGAATATTGCATTTGCTGAAGGAGAGAATGGGGAATTGGTAGAATTGATTTCTATCAAGAAAGAGAGGGCTTGA
- a CDS encoding cyclase family protein, whose protein sequence is MKIIDLSYTIDKNCMTCGTPWHEKVKLAPLGTLATVGRNTHSITLGSHTGTHMDAPLHFLDRTAGIDQVDLDKICGSCQVVNMTHKGTGDIVSLQDVKPLAVTKRMLFRFDWFRHWQTTQFYKDFPFFSEDAARYLVDGGMRVLALDTPSPDTGAAIGKMDDSPVHKILLKSDVTIIEYLTNTDQLDLTKSHTIFPLPLKLRDCDGAPSRVIVLEE, encoded by the coding sequence ATGAAGATCATCGATCTTAGCTACACCATAGATAAGAACTGTATGACGTGCGGCACACCGTGGCACGAAAAAGTAAAGCTTGCGCCGCTTGGAACGCTTGCGACGGTGGGAAGAAATACGCATAGCATAACGCTGGGCAGTCATACGGGAACACACATGGATGCCCCACTGCATTTTTTGGATAGGACGGCAGGAATCGATCAGGTTGATTTGGACAAAATCTGTGGTTCATGCCAGGTTGTCAATATGACACATAAAGGTACGGGAGATATTGTTTCCCTGCAGGATGTAAAACCCCTTGCTGTAACAAAACGGATGCTGTTTCGTTTCGATTGGTTCCGCCACTGGCAGACCACACAGTTTTACAAAGATTTTCCGTTCTTTTCGGAAGATGCTGCGCGGTATCTCGTCGATGGCGGTATGCGTGTTCTTGCACTCGATACACCATCTCCCGATACCGGAGCTGCAATCGGAAAAATGGACGATTCACCCGTACATAAGATTCTCTTGAAATCGGATGTGACGATTATTGAATATTTGACGAATACGGATCAGCTTGATCTCACGAAGTCTCATACAATCTTTCCGCTTCCCTTGAAACTAAGGGATTGTGACGGTGCTCCGTCAAGAGTAATTGTGCTGGAGGAGTAA
- a CDS encoding acyl carrier protein — protein MNHLNWVIHWFAAHGAAEAAIKEHLDENFFDLGYIDSFAFITLMSDIEDEFGVSFDNDRFQDRAFSTIRGLAKALAEEAEK, from the coding sequence ATGAACCACTTGAATTGGGTCATACATTGGTTTGCTGCACATGGAGCTGCCGAGGCTGCAATCAAGGAGCACCTCGACGAGAATTTTTTTGATTTGGGATACATTGACTCGTTTGCCTTTATTACGTTGATGTCCGACATTGAGGACGAATTTGGCGTATCTTTTGACAACGATCGGTTTCAGGATCGCGCTTTTTCCACTATTCGTGGTCTTGCCAAGGCTTTGGCAGAGGAAGCAGAAAAATGA
- a CDS encoding AAC(3) family N-acetyltransferase: protein MRGDYTTQDITKALMDIGIDKGDDVFIHSNLGFFGVLEGCRSADQLCEMFLTVIRSVIGDEGTVVTPTFSYSYCHNEVYDPYQTKTNCGMLSEYMRKTYPNNRTLDPNFSVCGVGKHMAEYMQSNIHEAFGKSCFWDKFMQHNGKIICMNFDSGSTFIHFIERNNNVSYRYNKAFNGKTIIHGIVKKDYAVHFVFDGADDAPSMERVDELCKAQNVSKQVNLGKGTILAFSTQKYYDFFTELLKVRPRVFCVKESLPDE from the coding sequence ATGAGGGGAGATTATACGACTCAAGATATCACAAAAGCGCTTATGGATATTGGGATCGACAAGGGGGATGATGTGTTCATTCACAGCAACCTCGGATTTTTTGGTGTTTTGGAGGGATGCCGTTCTGCCGATCAGCTTTGTGAGATGTTCCTGACTGTAATTCGATCAGTCATCGGGGATGAGGGAACTGTTGTTACACCAACATTTTCGTATTCTTACTGCCATAATGAAGTGTATGATCCCTATCAAACAAAGACAAACTGTGGTATGCTGTCCGAGTATATGAGAAAAACATATCCGAATAATCGCACGTTAGATCCGAATTTCTCCGTATGCGGTGTTGGAAAGCATATGGCAGAGTATATGCAGAGCAATATCCATGAGGCTTTTGGGAAGAGTTGCTTTTGGGATAAATTTATGCAGCATAACGGCAAGATTATCTGCATGAATTTTGATTCCGGATCTACCTTTATACACTTTATCGAGCGGAACAATAATGTTTCTTATAGATATAATAAAGCGTTCAATGGAAAGACAATAATCCATGGTATTGTAAAAAAAGATTATGCCGTACATTTTGTGTTTGACGGAGCGGATGATGCCCCGTCTATGGAACGTGTTGATGAACTATGTAAGGCACAGAATGTGTCGAAGCAGGTGAATCTGGGGAAGGGAACAATCCTAGCGTTTTCGACACAGAAATACTACGATTTTTTCACAGAATTGCTGAAAGTGCGCCCAAGAGTTTTTTGCGTCAAGGAGTCGCTTCCCGATGAATAA
- a CDS encoding HAD-IIIC family phosphatase has translation MKRILTYPVDSVKLLKKRKKIKKMLMEKLEGEMCVEKRIAILGGSTTHDVRDMLELFLLDAGIIPSFYESEYNQYWQDVIFDNPALSEFQPDIIYIHTSSRNIHRFPSPKEPLIDIDALVDEIYRPYVQLWEKIAADYHCPLIQNNFELPFYRLLGNNDFSDPHGRVRFVNTLNEKFCQYAQSHESFYIHDIHYMASCYGLQQWADPYAWHMYKYACAVEAIPELAYNLSNMIKSLYGKSQKALVLDLDNTLWGGIVGDDGADNIEIGQETSMGQLYSEFQTYIKEYKERGILLAINSKNDIENALAGLNRPDSTLRPEDFLVIKANWEDKDCNIRQIAQELNIGTDTLVFVDDNPVERDIVRTRVSDVKIPEVDDPAQFISVLDRSGYFEAMQLSAEDVQRTEMYQENISRKKSQESYADYSDYLRSLQMKAEIAPFSPVYMSRIAQLTNKSNQFNLTTKRCSQADMEGYVNNPEYITLYGKLEDRFGDNGVVSVVFGHVDQGDATLFHIDLWLMSCRVLKRDMEIAMMDELVGKCRERGVRCLRGYYYPTAKNGMVKGFYGQQGFTKIQEDENGNTVWEFLITNDYKNRNQVIEVHADS, from the coding sequence ATGAAGCGTATATTGACCTATCCGGTAGATTCTGTCAAGTTGTTGAAGAAGCGCAAAAAAATAAAGAAGATGCTGATGGAGAAGCTTGAAGGAGAAATGTGTGTTGAAAAACGCATTGCAATCCTCGGGGGGTCCACAACACATGATGTTCGTGATATGTTAGAGTTGTTTCTCCTAGATGCAGGTATCATACCTTCGTTTTATGAGTCGGAGTATAATCAGTATTGGCAAGATGTTATATTTGATAATCCTGCACTATCGGAGTTTCAGCCGGATATCATCTATATTCACACAAGTTCGCGCAATATCCATAGGTTTCCTTCACCTAAAGAGCCTTTGATAGATATTGATGCACTTGTGGATGAAATATATCGACCCTATGTACAACTGTGGGAAAAAATAGCAGCTGACTATCACTGCCCTTTGATCCAGAATAATTTTGAGCTGCCATTTTATCGACTCCTTGGGAATAATGATTTTTCTGATCCTCATGGTCGTGTGCGTTTTGTTAATACACTGAATGAAAAGTTTTGTCAATACGCACAATCCCATGAGAGTTTCTATATTCATGATATTCACTATATGGCTTCCTGTTATGGACTGCAGCAATGGGCAGATCCATACGCATGGCATATGTATAAATATGCTTGCGCCGTTGAAGCCATCCCGGAACTTGCCTACAATCTGTCAAATATGATAAAATCGCTTTACGGGAAGTCACAAAAAGCTCTTGTCCTTGATCTTGATAATACATTATGGGGCGGCATTGTCGGTGATGATGGTGCTGATAATATTGAAATTGGACAAGAGACATCTATGGGGCAGCTTTATAGTGAGTTCCAAACTTATATTAAGGAATACAAGGAGCGAGGTATTCTCCTTGCAATTAACTCTAAGAATGATATAGAAAATGCACTGGCAGGGTTGAATCGACCGGATAGCACTTTGAGACCGGAGGACTTTCTTGTAATTAAAGCAAATTGGGAAGATAAGGATTGTAATATTCGGCAGATAGCACAGGAATTAAATATAGGAACAGATACACTTGTTTTCGTAGACGATAATCCCGTTGAGCGTGATATTGTGAGGACTCGGGTTTCAGATGTCAAAATTCCGGAGGTTGATGATCCTGCGCAGTTTATCAGTGTATTGGATCGTTCCGGCTATTTTGAGGCAATGCAGCTGTCTGCAGAAGATGTGCAGCGTACAGAAATGTATCAAGAAAACATTTCTCGAAAAAAATCGCAGGAAAGCTACGCGGATTATTCGGACTATCTTCGTTCTCTTCAAATGAAAGCGGAGATAGCACCCTTTTCTCCCGTCTATATGTCTCGCATTGCACAGCTTACAAATAAAAGCAATCAGTTCAACTTGACAACAAAGCGATGCAGTCAGGCGGATATGGAAGGATATGTGAATAATCCCGAATATATCACGCTATATGGGAAATTAGAGGATCGATTTGGCGATAATGGTGTCGTGTCTGTCGTGTTTGGTCATGTGGATCAAGGAGATGCCACATTATTCCATATTGACTTGTGGCTGATGAGCTGCCGTGTACTGAAGAGGGATATGGAAATCGCAATGATGGATGAACTTGTCGGAAAATGTCGTGAACGTGGTGTTCGATGTCTCCGTGGCTATTATTATCCTACGGCTAAAAATGGTATGGTGAAGGGCTTTTATGGTCAGCAAGGATTCACAAAAATCCAAGAGGACGAGAACGGAAACACTGTTTGGGAATTTTTGATTACAAACGACTATAAGAACAGAAATCAGGTGATTGAGGTTCATGCAGACAGTTAG
- a CDS encoding aldo/keto reductase encodes MQTVRLLNGVLMPQIGMGTWQINDREVLANIIERGYDMGYRLIDTAAAYGNEIGIGKALEKLSVPRGEMFLSDKVWNSCRGYEKVREACKRSMKKLKTDYLDLYLVHWPASPKLYSDWEAQNASTWRGMESLYRDGYVRAIGVCNFKPHHLEALGNTAEIQPMVNQIEVHPGMMQSDTTTFCAEKNICIEASSPLGNGQILSHELISTIAKSHDKTPAQICLRYAVEQGFVVIPKTSSSVRLAENMDIFDFSLTPDEKSSLSKMPYCGGVGIDPDEVTEFG; translated from the coding sequence ATGCAGACAGTTAGGCTTCTCAATGGCGTTTTGATGCCGCAGATTGGAATGGGTACATGGCAGATCAATGACAGAGAGGTCTTAGCGAATATCATTGAGCGCGGATATGACATGGGGTATCGTCTTATTGATACCGCTGCAGCATATGGCAATGAAATTGGGATTGGAAAGGCTCTGGAGAAGTTATCTGTACCACGAGGAGAGATGTTCCTCTCGGATAAGGTTTGGAATTCCTGTCGCGGTTATGAAAAGGTTCGTGAAGCCTGTAAACGCTCTATGAAAAAACTGAAAACGGACTATTTGGATCTCTATCTGGTGCACTGGCCTGCTTCTCCTAAGTTGTATTCAGACTGGGAGGCGCAGAATGCAAGCACGTGGCGTGGCATGGAGTCTCTATATCGGGACGGATATGTGCGCGCGATCGGTGTATGCAATTTTAAGCCGCATCATTTAGAGGCTTTGGGAAACACTGCGGAAATTCAGCCTATGGTGAATCAAATTGAGGTTCACCCCGGTATGATGCAAAGTGATACGACGACATTTTGTGCGGAAAAAAATATCTGTATCGAGGCCAGCAGTCCGTTGGGGAATGGTCAGATCCTTTCACACGAGTTGATCAGCACGATAGCTAAATCGCATGATAAGACACCTGCACAGATCTGTTTACGGTATGCTGTGGAACAAGGTTTTGTAGTGATCCCTAAAACGAGCAGTTCTGTTCGTTTGGCAGAGAACATGGATATATTCGACTTTTCCCTGACCCCGGACGAAAAGTCGAGCTTGAGTAAGATGCCCTATTGCGGTGGTGTCGGCATTGATCCGGATGAGGTGACTGAATTTGGATGA
- a CDS encoding transketolase — MDEKTTATLRMLRKQIAVTGYRGGMAHLASSYSCLEILYTLYAGGILRLNRDDPMWADRDRLILSKGHAGLALYAILTHMGFMREDEFSSYLQLKGCIGGEPCMRDSKWVEATTGSLGHGLSFAAGIAMALRLNHSLAKVYVVLGDGECEEGAVWGAAMSAAAHQLDNLVVILDCNEIQKMDRIDRIIGAPRWMEKWTSFGWSVEEMDGHDITVMRDHFSREGVKGKPRFILAHTIKGKGVSIMEQNPNWHFKLPNRKERKVFQEELGISEAEWEG, encoded by the coding sequence TTGGATGAGAAGACAACAGCTACATTGAGGATGCTGCGCAAACAAATTGCTGTTACAGGATATCGTGGCGGGATGGCTCATCTTGCATCTTCATATTCTTGTCTTGAGATTTTATATACTTTGTATGCAGGGGGAATCCTGCGCTTGAATCGTGATGACCCTATGTGGGCAGATCGGGACCGTCTGATTTTGAGCAAGGGACATGCAGGTTTGGCACTCTATGCTATTCTGACACATATGGGGTTTATGAGAGAGGATGAATTTTCGTCATATCTTCAGCTCAAAGGCTGCATTGGTGGTGAGCCGTGTATGCGTGATAGCAAGTGGGTAGAGGCTACAACGGGTTCTCTTGGACACGGACTCTCGTTTGCTGCCGGAATTGCTATGGCTCTTCGGCTTAATCACAGTCTCGCTAAAGTGTATGTTGTCCTTGGTGATGGTGAATGCGAGGAGGGGGCTGTATGGGGAGCGGCAATGTCCGCAGCAGCGCATCAATTGGATAATCTGGTTGTGATTTTGGATTGCAATGAGATTCAGAAAATGGATCGAATTGACCGCATTATTGGTGCACCCCGGTGGATGGAGAAATGGACATCCTTTGGCTGGAGTGTTGAAGAGATGGATGGTCATGATATAACGGTGATGAGAGACCATTTTTCTCGTGAAGGTGTGAAAGGGAAGCCTCGATTTATTCTGGCACATACGATCAAGGGGAAAGGCGTATCCATTATGGAACAGAATCCCAACTGGCATTTTAAGCTGCCCAATCGCAAAGAGAGGAAGGTCTTTCAGGAAGAATTAGGCATTTCTGAAGCAGAGTGGGAGGGCTGA
- a CDS encoding transketolase family protein, whose translation MQSAYMGKLMELAERDREVIHLLADSGTGYDEMFRHNFPDQICNFGINEEHMVAAAAGMATVGKIPFVYTAGAFLAYRSLEFIRDDVCFQNLNVKITGMGSGLSWSSLGPTHHTTEDVAVLRALPNLMILSPATPYQVSKCVEAAYQHIGPVYTRIGMNHEKEFFDETYDFQVGKNDVLQEGGDLCIFVTGSILEEVYEAAQLLKAEGVHARIVYVHTLKPFDEENILSMVQDVQMFITVEEHNILGGLGSIISEVLSAHGIGMRLHRIGLHDCFASGYGTHKNVRIENQLDARSIFREIKEVL comes from the coding sequence ATGCAGAGCGCCTATATGGGGAAACTAATGGAACTTGCAGAGCGTGATCGGGAAGTCATTCACCTTCTTGCGGACAGTGGTACAGGTTACGATGAGATGTTTCGTCATAATTTTCCAGATCAGATTTGCAATTTTGGAATTAACGAGGAGCATATGGTTGCCGCTGCTGCAGGGATGGCTACGGTCGGAAAAATTCCGTTTGTCTATACTGCAGGGGCATTTCTTGCATATCGTTCTTTAGAGTTTATCCGCGATGATGTGTGTTTTCAAAATTTGAATGTTAAAATCACAGGAATGGGGAGCGGTCTTTCATGGAGTTCTTTGGGACCGACGCATCATACAACGGAGGATGTTGCTGTGCTGCGCGCACTGCCAAATCTCATGATTCTGTCGCCGGCAACGCCGTATCAGGTATCGAAGTGTGTGGAGGCGGCTTATCAACATATTGGCCCTGTCTATACCCGCATTGGAATGAATCATGAAAAAGAATTTTTCGATGAAACATATGATTTTCAAGTCGGTAAAAATGATGTTTTGCAGGAAGGGGGGGATCTCTGTATCTTTGTGACAGGGAGTATCTTAGAGGAGGTATACGAAGCTGCGCAGCTTTTAAAGGCGGAAGGCGTTCATGCAAGAATTGTTTATGTCCATACGCTGAAACCGTTCGATGAGGAGAATATTTTGTCTATGGTGCAGGACGTGCAGATGTTTATTACCGTTGAGGAGCATAATATATTGGGCGGCTTGGGAAGTATTATTTCCGAGGTGCTGTCTGCACATGGAATTGGGATGCGGCTGCATCGAATTGGATTGCACGATTGCTTTGCATCGGGCTACGGAACGCATAAAAACGTTAGGATAGAAAATCAGTTGGACGCGAGGAGTATTTTCCGAGAAATCAAGGAAGTGCTATAA
- a CDS encoding MaoC/PaaZ C-terminal domain-containing protein, translating into MKKYTFSEIYVGLRETFEQQISIEMENAFREMSGDNNPLHRDDVYAREISAGKYPVHVSFGMLTASLYSTLAGMYLPGAYSLIHSLENVSFLNPVFVGDVLFVEGEVTDKDESLHLIRVNACIHNQEKRKVSKAKMKIIVLK; encoded by the coding sequence ATGAAAAAATATACATTTTCAGAGATATATGTTGGTCTGCGGGAAACCTTTGAGCAGCAGATCAGCATAGAAATGGAGAATGCCTTTCGTGAGATGTCGGGGGACAATAACCCTTTACACAGAGATGATGTTTATGCGCGTGAGATTAGTGCAGGAAAGTATCCGGTGCATGTCTCCTTTGGTATGTTGACGGCATCTTTATATTCTACATTAGCAGGGATGTATCTGCCCGGTGCATATAGCCTTATTCACAGTTTGGAAAACGTATCCTTTTTGAACCCTGTATTTGTCGGAGATGTACTTTTTGTAGAGGGAGAGGTGACTGATAAGGATGAGAGCCTGCACCTGATTCGTGTGAATGCCTGTATTCACAATCAGGAAAAAAGGAAGGTCTCTAAAGCTAAGATGAAGATTATAGTTTTGAAATAG
- a CDS encoding acyl carrier protein codes for MTREEVYERLQNVFRDVFDDESIVLHDETTANDIEDWDSFEHINLVVSVQDEFSFKIPMGKVVTMKNVGEMVDLIMELGE; via the coding sequence ATGACCAGAGAAGAAGTTTATGAGAGATTGCAGAATGTTTTTCGTGATGTATTCGATGACGAGAGTATTGTTTTGCATGATGAAACCACAGCGAATGACATAGAGGACTGGGATTCCTTTGAGCATATCAACCTGGTTGTGTCTGTGCAGGATGAATTTTCCTTTAAGATTCCCATGGGCAAAGTCGTAACAATGAAAAATGTGGGTGAAATGGTAGATCTCATCATGGAGTTGGGGGAGTAG